The Henckelia pumila isolate YLH828 chromosome 2, ASM3356847v2, whole genome shotgun sequence genome includes a window with the following:
- the LOC140884533 gene encoding uncharacterized protein At4g08330, chloroplastic, protein MASIYCCKECGTNLNLHSANLYPPDFYFEAGNKNSVSFSSVDSYKFRFQKEDKIRPFFETLNYWGIQRKRTKILCNSCGKLVGYIYDDGPPLTDGIGQFGMGPSQVIPRNPRYRFKNKALAIHSQT, encoded by the coding sequence ATGGCGTCCATCTACTGCTGCAAGGAGTGCGGGACGAATCTTAACCTCCACTCCGCCAACCTATACCCACCCGATTTCTACTTCGAAGCCGGCAACAAGAACTCCGTCTCCTTCTCCAGCGTCGACTCCTACAAGTTCAGGTTCCAGAAGGAAGACAAAATCCGCCCCTTCTTCGAAACCCTAAACTATTGGGGAATCCAGAGGAAACGCACCAAGATTCTGTGCAATAGCTGCGGGAAGCTCGTGGGATACATCTACGATGACGGGCCGCCGTTAACCGATGGAATTGGGCAGTTTGGTATGGGCCCGAGTCAGGTCATTCCGAGAAACCCTAGGTACAGGTTCAAGAACAAGGCTTTGGCGATTCATTCTCAAACTTGA